A single Klebsiella variicola DNA region contains:
- the paaF gene encoding 2,3-dehydroadipyl-CoA hydratase PaaF, which yields MSDLLIHRHGRVLQLTLNRPQARNALNNALLTQIAEALEAAAVDDSVGVCVISGNPRFFAAGADLNEMAEKDLPATLDDIRPRLWARIDAFTKPLIASVNGYALGAGCELALLCDLIIAGDNARFGLPEITLGIMPGAGGTQRLIRSVGKALASRMVLSGESIDARQAQQAGLVSDIHPAALTDEYALKLATTIARHSPLALRAAKQSLRLSQEVSLQAGLQQERQLFSLLSATEDRREGIDAFLQKRTPDFKGR from the coding sequence ATGAGTGACCTGCTGATCCACCGTCATGGCCGGGTGCTTCAGTTGACGCTAAACCGCCCGCAGGCCCGCAACGCGCTGAACAATGCCCTCTTAACCCAGATTGCCGAGGCGCTGGAGGCCGCGGCAGTTGATGACAGCGTCGGCGTCTGCGTTATCAGCGGCAACCCGCGTTTTTTTGCCGCCGGGGCCGACCTCAATGAGATGGCGGAGAAAGATCTGCCTGCCACCCTGGATGATATTCGCCCACGGTTGTGGGCGCGAATTGATGCTTTCACTAAACCGCTCATCGCTTCGGTCAACGGCTACGCGCTTGGCGCCGGCTGCGAGCTGGCCCTGCTGTGCGACCTGATTATCGCCGGCGACAACGCCCGTTTTGGCCTGCCGGAAATTACCCTCGGCATTATGCCGGGCGCGGGCGGCACCCAGCGGCTGATCCGCAGCGTAGGCAAGGCGCTGGCCAGCCGAATGGTGCTGAGCGGCGAGAGTATTGACGCCCGCCAGGCGCAGCAGGCCGGGCTGGTCAGTGATATCCATCCGGCGGCGTTAACCGATGAGTATGCCCTGAAACTGGCAACCACCATTGCCCGCCACTCGCCGCTGGCGCTCCGGGCGGCAAAACAGTCGCTGCGCCTGTCGCAGGAAGTCAGCCTGCAGGCCGGTCTGCAACAGGAGCGCCAGCTGTTTAGCCTGCTGAGCGCCACCGAGGACCGCCGCGAAGGCATCGACGCCTTCTTACAAAAACGTACACCGGACTTTAAAGGACGCTAA
- the paaI gene encoding hydroxyphenylacetyl-CoA thioesterase PaaI, with protein sequence MSNDAWRNARVMYEKDTCARKMGIELIEMDDGFAQMSMTVSADMLNGHQTCHGGQLFTLADTAFAYACNSQGLAAVASAANIDFLRPAFAGDRLVATARVKQQGKLTGVYDIEIVNQQQKIVALFRGKSHRIGGTITGDV encoded by the coding sequence ATGAGCAATGATGCGTGGCGCAACGCGCGCGTGATGTACGAAAAAGATACCTGCGCCAGAAAGATGGGGATCGAACTTATCGAAATGGACGACGGCTTTGCGCAGATGAGCATGACCGTCTCGGCGGACATGCTTAACGGTCATCAAACCTGTCACGGCGGTCAGCTATTTACGCTCGCCGATACCGCTTTCGCCTACGCCTGTAACAGCCAGGGGCTGGCGGCGGTGGCTTCGGCGGCAAACATTGATTTTCTTCGTCCGGCGTTTGCCGGCGACCGGCTGGTCGCCACCGCCCGAGTCAAACAGCAGGGCAAGCTGACCGGCGTCTACGACATCGAAATTGTTAATCAACAGCAAAAGATTGTGGCCCTGTTCCGCGGCAAATCGCACCGCATCGGCGGCACAATCACAGGAGACGTGTAA
- a CDS encoding type II toxin-antitoxin system RelE/ParE family toxin produces MCHAIEFIETSLFTRQIKQLASDEDLRALQRQLIGNPDFGDLIQDTGGLRKIRMATGSQGKSGGVRVIYFLATREIIYLVLAYPKHTKESLSAAEKNELRKLTRRLKNEV; encoded by the coding sequence GTGTGTCATGCCATTGAATTTATCGAAACGTCGCTATTTACCCGCCAGATAAAACAGCTGGCCAGCGATGAAGATCTGAGGGCACTGCAGAGGCAACTCATAGGCAATCCGGATTTCGGCGATCTTATCCAGGATACCGGCGGGTTACGGAAAATAAGAATGGCGACAGGCTCACAGGGAAAAAGCGGCGGCGTGCGGGTGATTTATTTTCTGGCAACCCGCGAGATCATCTATCTCGTCTTAGCCTACCCCAAGCACACCAAAGAGAGCCTGAGCGCAGCGGAAAAAAACGAACTCAGGAAACTGACCCGGCGACTAAAAAATGAGGTTTGA
- the paaG gene encoding 2-(1,2-epoxy-1,2-dihydrophenyl)acetyl-CoA isomerase PaaG, translating into MEAFILSAVEQGVMTITLNRPDRLNSFNDLMHHQLAECLKQAERDDGVRCLLITGAGRGFCAGQDLNDRNVDPSGPPPDLGLSVERFYNPLVRRLAALPKPVICAVNGVAAGAGATLALGCDIVLAARSAKFVMAFSKLGLVPDCGGSWFLPRVAGRARAMGLALLGDSLSAEQAAQWGMIWQLVDDSELADTSLQLARHLAAQPTFGLGLIKKALLASETNSLDAQLDLERDYQRLAGRSDDYREGVSAFLAKRPPQFSGK; encoded by the coding sequence GTGGAAGCTTTCATTCTCAGCGCAGTGGAACAGGGCGTCATGACCATTACCCTCAATCGCCCGGACCGTCTCAACAGTTTTAACGATCTGATGCATCACCAGCTGGCGGAATGTCTGAAGCAGGCCGAGCGCGATGATGGCGTGCGCTGCCTGCTGATCACCGGCGCCGGTCGCGGCTTTTGCGCCGGCCAGGATTTGAACGATCGCAATGTCGACCCCAGCGGCCCACCGCCGGATCTCGGCCTGTCGGTAGAACGCTTTTACAACCCGTTAGTGCGCCGTCTGGCGGCGCTGCCGAAGCCGGTTATCTGCGCGGTCAACGGCGTTGCCGCCGGCGCTGGCGCCACCCTGGCGCTGGGCTGCGATATCGTGCTGGCCGCGCGTTCGGCGAAATTTGTGATGGCGTTCAGCAAGCTCGGCCTGGTGCCGGACTGCGGCGGTAGCTGGTTCCTGCCGCGGGTGGCCGGCCGCGCGCGCGCGATGGGGCTGGCGCTGTTGGGGGATAGCCTCAGCGCGGAACAGGCCGCGCAGTGGGGAATGATCTGGCAACTGGTGGACGATTCAGAACTGGCGGATACCAGTCTGCAGCTGGCGCGCCATCTGGCGGCGCAGCCGACGTTTGGTCTTGGGCTGATTAAAAAGGCGCTGCTGGCTTCTGAAACCAACAGTCTCGATGCGCAGCTGGATCTGGAGCGCGATTATCAGCGCCTGGCCGGACGCAGCGATGATTACCGCGAAGGGGTCAGCGCGTTTCTGGCCAAACGGCCACCACAGTTCAGCGGGAAATAG
- the paaX gene encoding phenylacetic acid degradation operon negative regulatory protein PaaX, whose protein sequence is MSKLDAFIQQAVTAMPISGTSLIASLYGDALLQRGGEVWLGSVAALLEGLGFGERFVRTALFRLNKEEWLDVVRIGRRSFYRLSDKGLRLTRRAEHKIYRASAPEWDGTWLLLLSEGLEKNVLADVKKQLLWQGFGALAPSLLASPSQKLADVQSLLHEAGVAENVICFEAHSPLALSRAALRSRVEECWHLTEQNEMYESFISLFRPLLPLLRDCDPAELTPERCFQIQLLLIHFYRRVVLKDPLLPEELLPAHWAGQTARQLCINIYQRVNPGALAFVSEKGESSVGELPAPGPLYYQRFGGLPGA, encoded by the coding sequence ATGAGTAAACTCGACGCCTTTATTCAACAAGCGGTGACGGCGATGCCGATCAGCGGCACGTCATTAATTGCCTCGCTGTATGGCGACGCTTTATTGCAGCGCGGTGGGGAAGTGTGGCTGGGCAGCGTTGCGGCGCTGCTGGAAGGATTAGGCTTCGGCGAGCGCTTTGTCCGCACCGCGCTATTTCGCCTCAATAAAGAAGAGTGGCTCGATGTCGTCCGTATCGGCCGGCGCAGCTTCTATCGCCTGAGCGATAAAGGGCTGCGCCTGACCCGGCGCGCGGAACATAAAATTTATCGCGCCAGTGCCCCGGAATGGGACGGTACCTGGCTGCTGCTGCTTTCGGAAGGCCTGGAGAAAAATGTGCTCGCCGACGTCAAAAAGCAGCTGCTGTGGCAGGGCTTTGGCGCGCTGGCGCCCAGCCTGCTGGCCTCGCCGTCGCAAAAACTGGCCGATGTCCAGTCGCTGCTCCACGAAGCGGGCGTCGCCGAAAACGTCATCTGTTTTGAAGCCCATTCGCCGCTGGCGCTCTCCCGTGCGGCGCTGCGCAGCCGCGTGGAGGAGTGCTGGCATCTCACTGAACAAAACGAGATGTATGAATCTTTCATCTCGCTATTCCGACCGTTACTGCCGCTGCTGCGCGACTGCGACCCGGCCGAGCTGACGCCTGAGCGCTGTTTCCAGATCCAGCTGCTGCTGATCCATTTTTATCGCCGGGTGGTGCTCAAAGATCCGCTGCTGCCGGAGGAGCTGCTGCCGGCGCACTGGGCGGGGCAAACCGCCCGCCAGCTGTGTATCAATATTTATCAACGCGTGAATCCCGGCGCGCTGGCGTTCGTCAGCGAGAAAGGGGAAAGCTCGGTGGGCGAGCTTCCGGCGCCGGGCCCGCTCTATTATCAGCGCTTTGGCGGTTTGCCGGGCGCATAA
- the pcaF gene encoding 3-oxoadipyl-CoA thiolase: MRDAFICDGIRTPIGRYGGALAGVRADDLAAIPLRELLSRNPGLDPAAIDDVIFGCANQAGEDNRNVTHMATLLAGYPHTVPGTTINRLCGSGLDAIGFAARAIKAGDADLLIAGGVESMSRAPFVMGKASAPYQRQAELFDTTIGWRFVNPLMAQHFGTDSMPETAENVAELLNISRIDQDAFAWRSQQRTAQAQRDGILAQEIVPVQIIGKKGAVSAVRDDEHPRPETTLEQLALLKAPFRKGGVITAGNASGVNDGAAALIIASEQQASVQGLTPRARIVAMATAGVEPRLMGLGPVPAVRKVLERAGLNINDMDLIELNEAFAAQALGVLRQLGVPDDAAHVNPNGGAIALGHPLGMSGARLALSASLELQRRGGRYALCTMCIGVGQGIAMILERV, from the coding sequence ATGCGCGACGCCTTTATTTGTGACGGGATCCGCACGCCGATTGGCCGCTACGGCGGCGCGCTGGCCGGCGTCCGCGCCGACGACCTGGCGGCGATCCCGCTACGTGAGTTGCTGAGCCGTAACCCCGGGCTCGACCCGGCAGCAATTGATGATGTGATTTTCGGTTGTGCTAACCAGGCCGGTGAAGATAACCGCAACGTAACGCATATGGCGACGTTGTTGGCAGGTTATCCGCATACCGTGCCGGGCACCACGATTAACCGCTTGTGCGGATCGGGTCTGGATGCAATCGGTTTTGCCGCCAGGGCGATCAAAGCCGGCGATGCCGATCTGTTGATTGCCGGCGGCGTGGAATCGATGTCTCGCGCGCCGTTCGTGATGGGAAAAGCCAGCGCGCCTTATCAGCGTCAGGCGGAACTCTTCGATACCACGATTGGCTGGCGTTTTGTGAACCCGCTCATGGCGCAACACTTCGGAACTGACAGCATGCCGGAAACGGCCGAGAATGTAGCTGAATTGTTAAATATCAGCCGGATCGATCAGGACGCTTTCGCCTGGCGCAGCCAGCAGCGTACGGCGCAGGCCCAGCGTGACGGCATTCTGGCGCAGGAGATCGTGCCGGTGCAGATCATCGGCAAGAAAGGGGCGGTCAGCGCGGTACGCGATGATGAGCATCCCCGCCCGGAAACCACGCTTGAGCAACTCGCGCTATTAAAAGCGCCGTTCCGTAAAGGCGGAGTCATTACGGCTGGAAATGCTTCTGGCGTTAACGATGGCGCAGCGGCGCTGATTATCGCCAGTGAACAGCAGGCCAGCGTACAGGGGCTCACGCCGCGCGCGCGTATCGTGGCGATGGCGACGGCGGGTGTTGAACCGCGCCTGATGGGGCTGGGGCCGGTACCGGCGGTGCGTAAAGTGCTGGAGCGGGCCGGACTCAATATTAACGATATGGATTTGATTGAGCTGAATGAGGCCTTCGCCGCGCAGGCGCTGGGGGTGCTCAGACAGCTCGGCGTGCCGGATGATGCGGCGCATGTGAATCCCAACGGCGGCGCCATCGCGTTAGGCCATCCGCTGGGCATGAGCGGCGCGCGGTTAGCGCTGAGCGCCAGCCTTGAGCTGCAACGCCGGGGCGGGCGCTATGCGCTGTGTACGATGTGTATTGGCGTGGGTCAGGGCATTGCCATGATCCTCGAGCGAGTGTGA
- the paaK gene encoding phenylacetate--CoA ligase PaaK, whose protein sequence is MITTTKLDPIETASRDELQALQTQRLKWTLKHAYDNVPMYRRKFDAAGVHPDDFRELNDLQKFPCTTKQDLRDNYPFDTFAVPMEQVVRIHASSGTTGKPTVVGYTQNDIDNWANIVARSLRAAGGTAKDKIHVAYGYGLFTGGLGAHYGAERLGATVIPMSGGQTEKQAQLIRDFQPDMIMVTPSYCLNLIEELERQMGGDARGCSLRVGVFGAEPWTLAMRAEIERRLGITALDIYGLSEVMGPGVAMECLETVDGPTIWEDHFFPEIVNPDDGTPLEDGEHGELLFTTLTKEALPVIRYRTRDLTRLLPGTARTMRRMDRISGRSDDMLIIRGVNVFPSQLEEEILKFEHLAPHYQLEVNRRGHLDSLAVRVELKESGLALSHEQRCQICHQLRHRIKSMVGISTDITIVNCGTIPRSEGKACRVFDLRKAVVSG, encoded by the coding sequence ATGATAACTACTACAAAATTAGATCCGATTGAAACCGCATCGCGTGACGAACTGCAGGCCCTGCAAACCCAGCGACTGAAATGGACGCTGAAGCATGCGTATGACAATGTGCCGATGTATCGCCGCAAATTCGACGCCGCCGGCGTGCACCCTGACGACTTTCGGGAATTAAACGATCTGCAAAAATTCCCCTGTACCACCAAACAAGATCTGCGCGACAACTATCCCTTCGATACCTTCGCGGTGCCGATGGAGCAGGTGGTGCGCATTCACGCCTCTTCCGGCACCACCGGCAAACCGACGGTGGTGGGCTACACGCAGAACGATATTGATAACTGGGCCAATATCGTCGCCCGTTCGCTGCGCGCCGCCGGCGGCACGGCGAAAGATAAAATTCACGTCGCCTACGGCTACGGCCTGTTTACCGGCGGCCTTGGCGCGCACTACGGCGCGGAGCGTTTAGGCGCGACGGTGATCCCAATGTCCGGCGGACAGACCGAAAAACAGGCGCAGCTGATCCGCGATTTTCAGCCGGATATGATCATGGTGACGCCGTCCTACTGCCTGAATCTGATTGAAGAGCTTGAGCGCCAGATGGGCGGTGACGCCCGCGGCTGCTCGTTACGCGTCGGCGTGTTTGGCGCCGAGCCGTGGACGCTGGCGATGCGCGCGGAGATCGAGCGCCGCCTGGGGATCACCGCCCTGGATATTTACGGTTTGTCGGAAGTCATGGGGCCGGGCGTAGCGATGGAATGTCTGGAAACCGTTGACGGCCCGACCATCTGGGAAGACCACTTCTTCCCGGAAATCGTCAACCCGGACGACGGTACGCCGCTGGAAGATGGCGAGCATGGCGAACTGCTGTTTACCACGTTGACCAAAGAAGCGCTGCCGGTGATCCGCTATCGTACCCGCGATCTGACGCGCCTGCTGCCAGGAACCGCGCGGACCATGCGCCGCATGGATCGCATCAGCGGGCGCAGCGACGATATGCTGATTATCCGCGGGGTTAACGTCTTCCCCTCGCAGCTGGAAGAGGAGATCCTCAAGTTTGAACACCTGGCGCCGCACTATCAGTTAGAGGTCAATCGCCGCGGTCATCTTGATTCGCTGGCGGTACGCGTTGAGCTGAAAGAGAGCGGGCTGGCGTTAAGTCATGAACAACGCTGCCAGATTTGCCATCAGTTGCGTCACCGCATTAAGTCGATGGTCGGGATCTCCACCGATATTACTATCGTCAACTGCGGCACCATTCCTCGCTCTGAAGGGAAAGCCTGTCGGGTATTCGACCTGCGTAAAGCGGTGGTCAGCGGTTAA
- the paaY gene encoding phenylacetic acid degradation protein PaaY, producing MPIYQIDGLTPVVPEESYVHPTAVLIGDVILGKGVYVGPNASLRGDFGRIVVKDGANIQDNCVMHGFPGQDTVVEEDGHIGHGAILHGCVIGRNALVGMSAVIIDGAVIGENSIVGASAFVKANAEMPANHLIIGSPAKAIRTLSEQELAWKKQGTREYQVLVERCKQTLHQVEPLREVEAGRKRLEFDENLRPKTQR from the coding sequence ATGCCGATTTATCAGATTGATGGACTGACGCCAGTGGTGCCGGAGGAGAGCTACGTCCACCCAACCGCCGTGCTGATTGGCGACGTGATCCTCGGCAAAGGGGTCTATGTTGGGCCCAACGCCAGTCTGCGCGGCGATTTTGGCCGCATCGTGGTCAAAGACGGCGCCAATATTCAGGACAACTGCGTCATGCATGGATTCCCCGGCCAGGATACGGTGGTGGAAGAGGATGGCCACATCGGTCACGGCGCTATTCTGCACGGCTGCGTGATTGGACGCAACGCGCTGGTGGGCATGAGCGCGGTGATTATCGACGGGGCGGTCATTGGCGAAAACAGCATTGTCGGCGCTTCGGCCTTTGTCAAAGCCAACGCCGAGATGCCCGCCAACCATCTGATTATCGGCAGCCCGGCAAAAGCGATTCGCACCCTGAGCGAACAGGAGCTGGCGTGGAAAAAACAGGGTACCCGTGAATACCAGGTGCTGGTGGAGCGCTGTAAGCAGACGCTGCATCAGGTGGAGCCATTACGGGAAGTGGAAGCAGGGCGTAAGCGACTGGAATTTGATGAAAACCTGCGGCCAAAAACGCAGCGCTAA
- a CDS encoding 3-hydroxyacyl-CoA dehydrogenase — protein MTTSLANVAVIGSGTMGAGIAEVAAAAGHPVLIYDIDHQAIARAIDGIARRLASRVERGKLASEQADALLARLHPAHDLAALADADLVIEAASERLEVKTALFAQLAEICAPSTLLTSNTSSISITAIAAGVKNPERVAGLHFFNPAPVMKLVEVVSGLETSAEVVEQLCQCVSGWGKQPVRCRSTPGFIVNRVARPFYAEAWRALEEQVAAPEVIDAALRDGGGFPMGPLALTDLIGQDVNFAVTCSVFNAFWQDRRYLPSLLQQELALAGRLGKKSGYGVYRWPAETLPDAALPPVANGAQSVMTISDSVTELDELLLLETEGETALALSVKHHRPVVVYDLCASDTVVLAAAATNAPAATDKAVHYFQQQGKKVLHIADYPGLLVWRTVAMLINEALDALQKGVASPQDIDTAMRLGVNYPHGPLAWGERLGWRRVLQLLENLQHHYGEERYRPCSLLRQKALMEKHHEQ, from the coding sequence ATGACAACATCCTTAGCCAACGTGGCGGTGATCGGCAGCGGCACCATGGGGGCCGGCATCGCCGAAGTGGCTGCCGCCGCCGGACATCCGGTGCTGATTTACGACATCGATCATCAGGCCATTGCCCGGGCGATCGACGGCATTGCCAGGCGTCTCGCCTCACGGGTCGAGCGCGGCAAACTGGCGTCAGAGCAGGCCGACGCGCTGCTGGCGCGCCTGCATCCGGCTCACGATTTAGCCGCGCTTGCCGACGCGGATTTAGTGATTGAAGCGGCCTCTGAACGGCTGGAGGTCAAAACGGCGCTGTTCGCGCAGCTGGCGGAGATCTGCGCGCCGTCAACGTTGTTGACCAGTAACACTTCGTCTATTTCGATTACCGCCATCGCCGCCGGGGTCAAAAACCCGGAGCGGGTGGCCGGGCTGCACTTTTTTAATCCGGCGCCGGTGATGAAGCTGGTCGAGGTGGTCAGCGGCCTGGAGACGTCTGCTGAGGTAGTAGAGCAGCTGTGCCAGTGCGTAAGCGGCTGGGGGAAACAGCCGGTACGCTGCCGCTCAACGCCCGGTTTTATCGTTAACCGCGTAGCGCGTCCGTTCTACGCCGAGGCCTGGCGCGCGCTGGAAGAGCAGGTTGCCGCCCCGGAGGTTATCGATGCCGCTTTGCGTGACGGCGGCGGTTTTCCGATGGGACCCCTGGCGCTGACTGATCTGATTGGCCAGGACGTCAATTTCGCCGTGACCTGTTCGGTGTTTAACGCCTTCTGGCAGGACCGCCGCTACCTGCCATCGCTCCTCCAGCAAGAGCTGGCGCTGGCCGGGCGGCTGGGTAAAAAGAGCGGTTACGGCGTCTATCGCTGGCCCGCTGAGACACTGCCGGACGCGGCGTTGCCGCCGGTTGCCAATGGCGCTCAATCCGTGATGACGATAAGTGACAGTGTCACTGAGCTGGACGAACTGCTGTTGCTGGAGACCGAAGGTGAGACCGCGCTGGCGCTAAGCGTTAAGCATCACCGCCCGGTGGTGGTGTATGACCTGTGCGCCAGCGATACGGTGGTGCTGGCCGCAGCGGCGACCAACGCGCCTGCGGCCACTGATAAGGCCGTGCATTACTTCCAACAGCAGGGCAAGAAAGTCCTGCATATTGCCGATTATCCCGGCCTGCTGGTGTGGCGCACGGTGGCGATGCTGATTAACGAAGCGCTGGATGCGCTGCAAAAAGGCGTCGCCAGCCCGCAGGATATCGATACCGCGATGCGCCTTGGCGTCAATTATCCGCACGGCCCGCTGGCATGGGGAGAACGCCTTGGCTGGCGACGGGTGCTGCAACTGCTGGAGAACCTGCAACACCATTATGGCGAGGAGCGCTATCGTCCCTGTTCCCTGTTGCGCCAGAAGGCGCTGATGGAGAAGCACCATGAGCAATGA
- the nadS gene encoding NadS family protein, translating into MGYFNELKASLEEAVEIKDGNKAPARATRYEVADVKAIRTQLNVSQAEMAKALGTSVDTIKSWESRRRNPTGLAAKVLAVIQANPAFFRELAEH; encoded by the coding sequence ATGGGTTACTTCAACGAACTTAAAGCGTCCCTGGAAGAGGCTGTTGAGATCAAAGACGGCAACAAGGCCCCAGCCCGAGCGACGCGCTATGAAGTTGCTGATGTGAAAGCCATCCGCACTCAGCTTAATGTTTCGCAGGCGGAGATGGCAAAAGCGCTGGGTACCAGCGTGGATACTATCAAAAGTTGGGAGTCCAGGCGGCGCAACCCGACAGGCCTGGCAGCAAAAGTACTGGCGGTTATCCAGGCCAACCCGGCGTTCTTTCGTGAACTGGCTGAGCACTAA
- the paaC gene encoding 1,2-phenylacetyl-CoA epoxidase subunit PaaC, with protein MNTPNPVATYALRLGDNGLVLAQRLGAWCGHAPELEIDLALANIGLDLLGQARNFLSYAAELNGCGDEDTLAFGRDERQYSNLLLVEQPNGNFADTIARQFFIDVWHVALYSQLVNSRDTQLAAIAAKGLKEVRYHQRFSRGWLERLGNGTELSNRKMQQAVDNLWRFTGELFLADEVDLSLVEQGIAVDPRELQAEWQSAVHTALLDSGLQIPQEAAFRSGGKQGLHSEHLGPLLAEMQYLQRSHPGLQW; from the coding sequence ATGAATACCCCTAACCCCGTAGCCACCTACGCCCTGCGGCTTGGCGACAATGGTCTGGTTCTGGCCCAGCGTTTAGGCGCCTGGTGCGGCCATGCTCCCGAGCTCGAGATCGATCTTGCGCTGGCCAACATCGGCCTCGACCTGCTCGGCCAGGCGCGCAATTTTTTAAGCTATGCCGCCGAGCTTAACGGCTGCGGCGACGAAGATACGCTGGCCTTTGGCCGCGATGAACGCCAGTACAGCAACCTGCTGCTGGTGGAGCAGCCAAACGGCAATTTTGCCGACACCATCGCCCGCCAGTTCTTTATCGATGTCTGGCACGTCGCCCTGTACAGCCAGCTGGTGAACAGCCGCGACACGCAGCTGGCGGCCATTGCCGCCAAAGGGCTGAAAGAGGTGCGTTACCACCAGCGCTTTAGCCGCGGCTGGCTGGAGCGTCTGGGTAACGGCACCGAGTTATCAAATCGCAAAATGCAGCAGGCGGTCGACAATCTGTGGCGCTTCACCGGCGAACTGTTCCTTGCCGATGAAGTGGATCTCAGCCTGGTTGAGCAGGGCATTGCGGTTGATCCGCGCGAGCTTCAGGCCGAATGGCAAAGCGCGGTACACACGGCGCTGCTCGACTCCGGCTTACAGATCCCGCAGGAAGCGGCCTTCCGCAGCGGCGGCAAACAGGGGCTGCACAGTGAACATCTCGGCCCGCTGCTGGCGGAGATGCAATATCTGCAGCGTTCGCATCCCGGACTGCAGTGGTAA
- the paaD gene encoding 1,2-phenylacetyl-CoA epoxidase subunit PaaD: MQRLADIAPAEVRTIWGLLSVIPDPEVPVLTITDLGMVRSVARHGDGWVIGFTPTYSGCPATEHLLGEIRAVMSEHGFQPVHIVLQLDPPWTTDWMSQDARDRLRQYGISPPQGHACHADMPAEVSCPRCGSTHTSLISEFGSTACKALYRCDSCREPFDYFKCI, encoded by the coding sequence ATGCAACGTCTTGCCGATATCGCTCCTGCTGAAGTTCGTACCATCTGGGGATTATTAAGCGTGATCCCGGATCCGGAAGTGCCGGTACTCACCATCACCGACCTCGGTATGGTGCGCAGCGTCGCGCGCCACGGCGACGGGTGGGTGATTGGCTTTACCCCGACCTATTCGGGCTGTCCGGCGACGGAGCATCTGCTGGGGGAGATCCGCGCGGTCATGAGCGAGCATGGTTTTCAGCCGGTACATATCGTCCTGCAGCTGGATCCGCCGTGGACCACCGACTGGATGAGTCAGGATGCCCGCGATCGCCTGCGCCAGTATGGCATCAGCCCGCCCCAGGGGCACGCCTGCCATGCGGACATGCCCGCTGAGGTGAGCTGTCCGCGCTGCGGCAGCACCCATACCTCGCTGATTAGCGAATTCGGTTCCACGGCCTGCAAAGCGCTCTATCGCTGCGACAGCTGCCGCGAACCTTTTGATTACTTTAAATGTATTTGA
- the paaE gene encoding 1,2-phenylacetyl-CoA epoxidase subunit PaaE, whose product MTTFHSLKVARVEPETRDAVTITFAIPQALQAEYCFRPGQHLTLKARLGGEELRRCYSICRSRTPGEISVAVKAIDGGRFSRYAQHDIQQGMELEVMVPQGHFGYQPQAERQGEYLAIAAGSGITPMMAIISATLATEPQSRFTLIYGNRSSHSMMFRQALADLKDRYPQRLQVIHLFSQESMDSDLLQGRIDGDKLRQLADHLLDFSRFDEAFICGPAAMMDKAEAALRELGVAEKSIHLERFNTPGGNVKRAAGVQAEGRTVTIRQDGRDRLIALSAEDDSILDAALRQGADLPFACKGGVCATCKCKVLRGEVAMAANYSLEADELAAGYVLSCQSLPTSGDVVVDFDARGMA is encoded by the coding sequence ATGACGACGTTCCATTCGCTTAAGGTGGCGAGAGTCGAGCCGGAAACCCGCGATGCGGTGACCATCACTTTTGCGATCCCGCAAGCCCTGCAGGCGGAGTACTGCTTTCGCCCGGGCCAGCATCTGACGCTAAAAGCCCGTCTGGGCGGCGAAGAACTGCGCCGCTGTTACTCCATTTGTCGCAGCCGCACGCCAGGCGAAATTAGCGTCGCGGTCAAAGCCATCGACGGCGGGCGCTTCTCGCGCTACGCCCAGCACGATATCCAGCAGGGTATGGAGCTGGAGGTGATGGTGCCGCAGGGGCATTTCGGTTATCAACCGCAGGCCGAACGGCAGGGTGAGTATCTGGCGATTGCCGCCGGTTCCGGGATCACGCCGATGATGGCGATCATTAGCGCAACGCTGGCGACCGAGCCGCAAAGCCGCTTTACGCTGATCTACGGCAACCGCAGCAGCCATAGCATGATGTTCCGCCAGGCGCTGGCCGATTTAAAAGACCGCTATCCGCAGCGCCTGCAGGTGATACACCTGTTTAGCCAGGAGTCGATGGACAGCGATCTGCTACAGGGGCGCATTGACGGCGACAAACTGCGCCAGCTCGCTGACCATCTGCTGGATTTTAGCCGTTTCGACGAGGCTTTTATCTGCGGCCCGGCGGCGATGATGGATAAGGCGGAAGCGGCGTTACGTGAACTTGGCGTAGCGGAGAAATCGATTCATCTCGAACGCTTTAATACCCCAGGCGGCAATGTGAAGCGGGCCGCCGGCGTGCAGGCGGAAGGGCGCACGGTGACCATCCGCCAGGACGGGCGCGATCGGCTTATCGCCCTCAGCGCCGAAGACGACAGCATCCTGGATGCCGCATTGCGTCAGGGCGCCGATCTGCCGTTCGCCTGTAAGGGCGGGGTATGCGCCACCTGTAAATGCAAAGTGCTACGCGGTGAAGTGGCGATGGCCGCCAATTACAGCCTGGAAGCAGATGAGCTGGCGGCGGGATATGTCCTGAGCTGCCAGTCGTTGCCGACCAGCGGCGATGTGGTGGTCGACTTTGACGCGCGGGGGATGGCATGA